One genomic window of Pseudomonas chlororaphis subsp. piscium includes the following:
- a CDS encoding SlyX family protein, which translates to MNLEERVTDLESRLAFQDDTIQALNDVLVGQQRVVERLQLQMAALLKRQEEMVGQFESFEEEAPPPHY; encoded by the coding sequence ATGAACCTGGAAGAGCGGGTTACCGATCTGGAAAGCCGATTGGCTTTTCAGGATGACACCATTCAAGCCCTGAACGACGTGCTGGTAGGGCAGCAACGGGTGGTCGAGCGCCTGCAGTTGCAGATGGCCGCCTTGCTCAAGCGTCAGGAGGAAATGGTGGGGCAGTTCGAGTCATTCGAAGAAGAGGCTCCGCCGCCACATTATTGA
- a CDS encoding FmdB family zinc ribbon protein, translating into MPMYDYQCASCGHQLEAIQKISAPALVDCPACQAPELKKMLSMPGFRLSGSGWYETDFKTGAKKNLAGGDKAD; encoded by the coding sequence ATGCCCATGTACGACTACCAATGTGCTTCCTGTGGTCATCAGTTGGAAGCCATTCAAAAGATCAGCGCGCCTGCGTTGGTCGATTGCCCTGCCTGCCAGGCGCCTGAGCTGAAAAAAATGCTGTCCATGCCAGGTTTCCGCCTCAGCGGTTCGGGCTGGTATGAGACCGACTTCAAAACCGGCGCCAAGAAGAATCTGGCCGGTGGCGACAAAGCTGATTAA
- a CDS encoding HIT family protein, whose product MFALDPRLQQDTLPIGDFPLCRLLLSNDSNYPWFILVPRREDISELFQLDDADQQQLWRETTALAELLKDSFDADKLNVATLGNVVSQLHMHVIVRKRDDGAWPAPVWGKLPAKPYDAEQVAAIRERLRLVLTDDFKFLEG is encoded by the coding sequence GTGTTCGCTTTAGATCCACGACTTCAACAAGACACATTGCCCATTGGGGATTTCCCCCTTTGCCGGCTGCTGTTGTCCAACGATTCCAATTACCCGTGGTTCATCCTGGTACCGCGCCGGGAAGATATCAGTGAGTTGTTTCAATTGGATGACGCGGACCAGCAGCAACTATGGCGAGAAACCACGGCGCTGGCGGAGTTGCTTAAAGACTCTTTCGATGCGGACAAGTTGAATGTGGCGACTCTGGGCAATGTCGTCAGCCAGTTGCACATGCACGTTATTGTTCGCAAGCGCGACGATGGGGCCTGGCCTGCTCCGGTATGGGGCAAGCTGCCTGCCAAGCCCTACGACGCCGAACAGGTGGCCGCGATTCGTGAGCGGTTACGACTGGTCCTGACCGATGACTTCAAGTTTCTGGAGGGCTGA
- the aspS gene encoding aspartate--tRNA ligase, translating to MMRSHYCGQLNESLEGQEVTLCGWVHRRRDHGGVIFLDIRDREGLAQVVFDPDRAETFAAADRVRSEYVVKITGKVRLRPAGAGNANMASGMIEVLGYQLEVLNEAETPPFPLNEYSDVGEETRLRYRFIDLRRPEMAEKLRLRSRMTTSIRRYLDENGFLDVETPILTRATPEGARDYLVPSRTHAGSFFALPQSPQLFKQLLMVAGFDRYYQIAKCFRDEDLRADRQPEFTQIDIETSFLDEKDIMGLTEGMIRNLFKEVLDLEFGEFPHMTFEEAMRRYGSDKPDLRNPLELVDVADQLKEVEFKVFSGPANDPKCRIAALRVPGGASMPRKQIDDYTKFVGIYGAKGLAYIKVNERANGVDGLQSPIVKNIPEANLNVILDRVGAVDGDIVFFGADKAKIVSEALGALRIKLGHDLNLLTCEWAPMWVVDFPMFEENDDGSFTALHHPFTAPKCSPEELEANPATALSRAYDMVLNGTELGGGSIRIHRKEMQQAVFRLLGINEAEQEEKFGFLLDALKYGAPPHGGLAFGLDRLVMLMTGAQSIREVIAFPKTQSAACVMTQAPGLVDAKALRELHIRLREQPKAE from the coding sequence ATGATGCGCAGCCATTATTGCGGCCAACTGAACGAAAGCCTGGAAGGTCAGGAAGTTACCCTTTGCGGATGGGTCCACCGTCGTCGCGACCATGGCGGGGTGATCTTCCTCGATATCCGTGATCGTGAAGGTCTGGCCCAGGTGGTGTTCGACCCGGACCGCGCTGAAACCTTCGCCGCCGCCGACCGCGTGCGCAGCGAATACGTGGTCAAGATCACCGGCAAGGTGCGCCTGCGTCCGGCCGGTGCCGGCAACGCCAACATGGCTTCGGGCATGATCGAAGTCCTGGGCTACCAGCTGGAAGTGCTGAACGAAGCGGAAACCCCGCCGTTCCCGCTCAACGAATACTCCGACGTGGGCGAAGAAACCCGTCTGCGCTATCGCTTCATCGATCTGCGTCGTCCGGAAATGGCCGAGAAGCTGCGTCTGCGCTCGCGCATGACCACCAGCATCCGTCGCTACCTGGACGAGAACGGTTTCCTCGACGTCGAAACCCCGATCCTGACCCGTGCCACCCCTGAAGGCGCGCGTGACTATCTGGTACCGAGCCGTACCCACGCCGGCAGCTTCTTCGCTCTGCCGCAGTCGCCACAGCTGTTCAAGCAGTTGCTGATGGTCGCCGGCTTCGACCGCTACTACCAGATCGCCAAATGCTTCCGCGACGAAGACCTGCGTGCCGACCGTCAGCCTGAGTTCACTCAGATCGACATCGAAACCAGCTTCCTCGATGAAAAAGACATCATGGGCCTGACCGAAGGCATGATCCGCAACCTGTTCAAGGAAGTGCTGGATCTGGAATTCGGCGAATTCCCCCACATGACCTTTGAAGAAGCCATGCGTCGCTACGGTTCCGACAAGCCGGACCTGCGTAACCCGCTGGAACTGGTGGACGTTGCCGACCAGCTCAAGGAAGTGGAGTTCAAGGTGTTCAGCGGTCCGGCCAACGATCCGAAATGCCGTATCGCCGCCTTGCGCGTTCCTGGCGGGGCGAGCATGCCGCGCAAGCAGATCGACGACTACACCAAGTTCGTCGGCATCTACGGTGCCAAGGGCCTGGCCTACATCAAGGTCAACGAGCGCGCCAATGGCGTTGATGGTCTGCAGTCGCCAATCGTCAAGAACATCCCGGAAGCCAACCTGAATGTGATCCTCGATCGCGTGGGTGCGGTCGACGGCGACATCGTGTTCTTCGGCGCCGACAAGGCCAAGATCGTCAGCGAAGCCCTGGGCGCGCTGCGGATCAAGCTCGGTCACGACCTGAACCTGCTGACCTGCGAATGGGCGCCGATGTGGGTTGTCGATTTCCCGATGTTCGAAGAGAACGACGACGGCAGCTTCACCGCCTTGCACCACCCGTTCACCGCGCCGAAATGCTCGCCGGAAGAACTGGAAGCCAACCCGGCGACCGCGCTGTCCCGTGCCTACGACATGGTGCTCAACGGCACCGAGCTGGGTGGCGGTTCGATCCGTATCCACCGCAAGGAAATGCAACAGGCGGTATTCCGTCTGCTGGGCATCAACGAAGCGGAACAGGAAGAGAAATTCGGCTTCCTGCTGGACGCCCTGAAGTACGGCGCGCCGCCGCACGGTGGCCTGGCGTTCGGTCTGGACCGCCTGGTCATGCTGATGACCGGCGCCCAGTCGATCCGTGAAGTGATCGCCTTCCCGAAAACCCAGAGCGCTGCTTGTGTGATGACCCAGGCTCCTGGCCTGGTCGACGCCAAGGCGCTGCGCGAACTGCACATCCGTTTGCGCGAACAGCCAAAGGCTGAGTAA
- a CDS encoding Dps family protein has product MAIDIGISAEDRKSIVEGLSRLLSDTYVLYLKTHNFHWNVTGPQFRTLHLMFEEQYNELALAVDLIAERIRALGFPAPGAYSIYARLSSIKEEEGVPSADEMIRQLVAGQEAVTRTARGIFPIIDKVSDEPTADLLTQRMQVHEKTAWMLRSLLSEQ; this is encoded by the coding sequence ATGGCAATCGATATCGGTATCAGCGCAGAAGATCGCAAATCCATCGTGGAGGGTCTCTCTCGCCTGCTTTCAGATACTTATGTGCTGTATCTGAAAACCCATAATTTCCACTGGAACGTCACAGGCCCGCAGTTTCGCACGCTGCATCTGATGTTCGAGGAGCAGTACAACGAACTGGCGCTGGCGGTGGATCTGATCGCTGAACGTATCCGCGCCCTGGGCTTCCCGGCGCCAGGTGCTTACTCCATCTACGCGCGTCTTTCTTCGATCAAGGAAGAAGAGGGCGTGCCAAGCGCCGATGAGATGATCAGGCAGCTGGTGGCGGGGCAGGAAGCGGTGACCCGCACCGCCCGTGGCATTTTCCCGATCATCGACAAGGTCAGCGACGAACCCACCGCGGACCTGCTGACCCAGCGGATGCAGGTGCATGAGAAAACCGCGTGGATGCTGCGCTCGCTGTTGAGCGAGCAGTAA
- a CDS encoding cold-shock protein: MLKIVHLLTGAAALLLSFIPSLRSEAVPFLQQPDALYLAFFGLLNLTLAPVIPYWNKGPRHQLQNLVSALLVLAVVLQTLTLLAPMPVIAGQPAVLFSLVTAAIAVLLHLAVSFYKSSPSANTSQTYDMSNRDTGTVKWFNTSKGFGFISRDSGDDIFVHFRAIRGEGHRVLVEGQRVEFSVMNRDKGLQAEDVIAALPRR, encoded by the coding sequence ATGTTGAAAATCGTCCACCTGCTAACGGGCGCAGCGGCCTTGCTGCTGTCCTTTATCCCTAGCCTGCGATCTGAAGCCGTTCCCTTCCTGCAACAACCCGATGCTCTTTACCTGGCCTTTTTCGGCCTGCTCAACCTGACGCTGGCTCCGGTTATCCCCTACTGGAACAAAGGCCCGCGCCACCAACTGCAAAACCTGGTCAGCGCGCTCCTGGTGCTGGCGGTGGTCTTGCAGACCTTGACCCTGCTGGCACCGATGCCGGTTATCGCAGGTCAACCGGCTGTGCTGTTCAGCCTGGTGACCGCGGCGATCGCCGTTCTTCTGCACCTGGCCGTCAGCTTCTACAAATCGTCTCCCTCGGCCAATACGTCGCAAACCTACGACATGAGCAATCGCGATACCGGCACCGTCAAGTGGTTCAACACTTCGAAGGGTTTCGGCTTCATCTCTCGCGACTCCGGCGATGACATCTTCGTGCACTTCCGCGCCATCCGTGGCGAAGGTCACCGCGTCCTGGTGGAAGGCCAGCGCGTGGAGTTCTCCGTCATGAACCGCGACAAGGGCCTGCAAGCCGAAGACGTGATTGCGGCATTGCCGCGTCGCTGA